A region of Dioscorea cayenensis subsp. rotundata cultivar TDr96_F1 chromosome 5, TDr96_F1_v2_PseudoChromosome.rev07_lg8_w22 25.fasta, whole genome shotgun sequence DNA encodes the following proteins:
- the LOC120261977 gene encoding glutaredoxin-C1-like, producing MQYQSAWNSAAAAAAEAWGVAAATRGDPLERVERLAAENAVVIFSISSCCMCHAVKRLFCGMGVSPAVHELDEDPRGKEMEYALARLLGGGPAVPAVFIGGKLIGAMDRVMASHINGTLVPLLKEAGALWL from the coding sequence ATGCAGTATCAATCAGCATGGAACTCAGCTGCTGCTGCGGCGGCGGAGGCGTGGGGAGTGGCTGCGGCGACGAGAGGTGACCCACTGGAGAGGGTGGAGAGGTTGGCGGCGGAGAACGCTGTGGTGATATTCAGCATAAGTAGCTGTTGCATGTGCCATGCAGTGAAGCGTCTCTTCTGTGGGATGGGAGTGTCACCGGCTGTGCATGAGCTTGATGAGGATCCACGTGGCAAAGAGATGGAGTATGCTCTGGCGAGGTTGCTCGGCGGCGGGCCTGCAGTTCCGGCGGTGTTTATTGGAGGGAAACTCATCGGTGCAATGGACCGTGTGATGGCTTCTCACATTAATGGTACATTGGTTCCACTTCTGAAGGAGGCTGGAGCTCTTTGGCTTTGA
- the LOC120262254 gene encoding regulation of nuclear pre-mRNA domain-containing protein 1B-like yields MSSLFNRQIFVDKLAKLNPSQQSIETLSHWCIFHRNNAKELVETWDSEFHCSPLDKHIPFLYLANDILQNSRRRGSEFVNEYWKVLPNALNYVCENGNEDGRKAALRLIDIWEERKVFGSRGQVLKEEVLGRNLDKNYRNGKPNITKLKLGNGDILEKLISSYEQVGDGSVLEDVLFAKYQNSVSYLERVEKEIASNPDFGRLNRSGILEEMQTHLDTLEEYTNKLAASELSRITLLSHLREAILEQEGKIEQAHDHIQASESKSEQLNIISNKLQDCKICRASEQNVKEAPAALNVSANLIPDVPASSGGQGIPPCTQQMATIDVTSQTDEQRKSAAAAMAAKLTAATDSADLLRMVFSSLASESHGKFANEDLSSENKKLRIDNGAVTPYVPEPVSSPYALSDPLHRQPLPLQRPLQLQPPLQLQLQPPLRPLSAPDFTQNSGASATTVQYSYAPTVLQNPAMMTNYQMTMFSPAAPNPFGFAANFPTSDGSGGNLSQPAETAATSPIPQ; encoded by the exons atgagcaGCTTATTTAACAGGCAGATCTTTGTTGACAAGCTTGCCAAGCTAAATCCTTCCCAGCAGAGCATAGAAA CTCTTTCCCATTGGTGTATATTTCATCGGAACAATGCAAAGGAATTAGTGGAAACATGGGACAGTGAATTTCATTGCTCTCCACTTGACAAGCACATACCTTTTCTCTATCTTGCCAATGATATATTGCAGAATAGTAGGAGGAGGGGTTCAGAGTTTGTTAACGAATACTGGAAAGTTCTTCCTAATGCGCTCAATTATGTATGCGAGAATGGCAACGAGGATGGGAGGAAAGCTGCATTGAGATTG atTGACATCTGGGAGGAACGTAAAGTCTTTGGTTCTCGTGGGCAAGTGCTTAAGGAGGAGGTGCTTGGTAGGAACTTAGACAAGAATTATAGAAATGGGAAACCTAACATTACCAAGCTG AAACTAGGTAATGGAGATATTCTGGAAAAGCTCATTTCAAGCTATGAGCAAGTTGGTGATGGCTCTGTGCTGGAGGATGTGTTGTTTGCCAAATACCAGAATTCCGTCAGCTATCTCGAGAGAGTAGAAAAGGAAATTGCAAGTAATCCTGACTTTG GGAGGCTGAATAGGTCTGGAATTTTGGAGGAGATGCAGACTCATCTTGACACATTAGAAGAATATACAAATAAGTTGGCAGCCTCGGAATTATCCAGAATAACTCTGCTCAGCCATTTGAGAGAAGCTATTCTTGAGCAG gaAGGGAAGATCGAGCAAGCTCATGACCATATCCAG GCCTCAGAATCAAAATCTGAGCAACTGAACATCATCTCCAATAAGCTACAGGACTGCAAAATCTGCCGGGCATCTGAGCAGAATGTGAAAGAAGCGCCTGCTGCCTTGAATGTATCTGCAAACCTCATCCCTGATGTCCCAGCCAGCTCAGGAGGTCAAGGAATTCCCCCATGTACCCAACAGATGGCTACCATTGATGTCACCTCTCAGACTGATGAACAGCGGAAGTCAGCAGCTGCAGCCATGGCAGCAAAGCTCACAGCCGCAACCGATTCTGCTGATTTGCTGAGAATGGTCTTCTCCTCACTGGCTTCAGAAAGTCATGGTAAATTTGCAAATGAAGACTTATCTTCAGAAAATAAGAAGCTTAGAATTGACAATGGAGCAGTCACTCCTTACGTCCCTGAGCCGGTCTCTTCACCCTATGCGCTTTCCGACCCACTTCATCGCCAGCCATTGCCATTGCAGCGACCACTGCAATTGCAACCACCACTGCAGCTGCAGCTGCAGCCACCATTGCGACCACTGTCTGCACCTGACTTCACACAGAATTCTGGAGCATCTGCGACTACTGTTCAATACAGCTATGCTCCAACTGTGCTGCAGAACCCAGCTATGATGACAAACTACCAGATGACTATGTTCTCGCCTGCAGCACCGAATCCTTTTGGCTTTGCTGCCAATTTTCCAACTTCTGATGGCAGCGGTGGTAACTTGAGTCAACCAGCTGAGACTGCTGCAACATCACCAATTCCCCAGTAG
- the LOC120261555 gene encoding uncharacterized protein LOC120261555 isoform X1, with product MRRHPSSPRRRGRRRSRLLLLFVVSTVLLILLSWISSATIDPSRDPALPSPDAGRDNHEDGGLELAVEERREGCATVEKMGEAFAVGSENESLRVRELIQHHFDLHGAARVRGLSPHEFCKQGFVIGKSSEAGFGNEMYKILTAAALSIMLNRSLIIGQTRGSYPFGEYISYTNHSFTLKEVKHLWRKNKCGEKYGRNLVVRVDNFEHPSETNVLCSDWRLWKQPIIWFQGTNDAVAIQFFLKNVHPGMKNAASILFGEPESFHSRPNVFGELMRIVISPSLSIKDAVDQILKSGDPDIALHMRMLANRSVRAIQAAVKCIKRAVHDHQPKIARPQVVVVSDTPSLVSDIRPHLAEFAEVIHFDYKLFKGNISIGSFNRQHQPLDFRVKDWGPAPRWVAFVDFFLASRAKHAVVSGAHRRVGTTYAQLIAALAAANQYGKKGFGTSNFSFFSSFHSNLLAEGLKNQIGWGHIWNRFAGPLSCRHQRHQCAFTPLLPPAWWDSEWQSPIPRDIHRLQTYGVQLTEDGKVIESSLNSFCKSRKEYVKILRVSPQCKNSKCA from the exons ATGAGGCGGCACCCGAGCTCGCCGCGGCGGCGGGGCCGCCGACGCTCGAGGCTTCTCCTCCTCTTCGTGGTCTCCACCGTGCTTCTCATACTCCTCTCCTGGATCTCATCGGCCACTATCGATCCTTCTCGCGATCCGGCCCTCCCTTCCCCTGACGCTGGCCGGGACAATCATGAGGATGGTGGTTTGGAATTAGCTGTGGAGGAGAGGCGAGAGGGGTGTGCGACGGTGGAGAAGATGGGGGAGGCCTTCGCTGTGGGGTCGGAGAATGAGAGCCTTAGAGTCAGGGAGCTCATCCAGCACCACTTCGATCTCCATG GAGCTGCTAGAGTCCGAGGGCTATCTCCACACGAGTTCTGCAAACAGGGTTTTGTGATAGGGAAATCATCAGAGGCAGGTTTTGGCAATGAAATGTACAAGATTTTAACTGCAGCAGCATTAAGTATAATGTTAAACCGGTCCTTGATCATTGGGCAAACCAG GGGCTCATATCCCTTTGGGGAATACATTTCTTATACCAACCATTCATTTACCTTGAAGGAGGTCAAGCATTTATGGAGAAAGAATAAGTGTGGTGAAAAATACGGAAGAAATTTAGTAGTTAGAGTTGATAATTTTGAGCATCCATCAGAAACAAATGTTCTTTGTAGTGATTGGAGACTTTGGAAACAACCAATTATCTG GTTTCAAGGAACAAATGATGCGGTAGCTattcaattttttcttaagAATGTACATCCTGGGATGAAGAATGCTGCTTCAATTCTTTTTGGCGAACCTGAGTCGTTTCATTCCAGACCTAATGTATTTGGGGAGCTTATGAGAATTGTCATTTCTCCTTCATTATCAATTAAGGATGCTGTTGATCAGATCTTGAAAAGTGGCGACCCTGACATTGCATTACACATGCGCATGCTAGCAAACAG GTCTGTAAGAGCCATTCAGGCGGCAGTTAAGTGCATTAAAAGAGCAGTTCATGACCATCAACCTAAAATTGCAAGACCACAAGTGGTTGTGGTTTCAGACACTCCTTCATTGGTTTCAGACATAAGGCCACACCTTGCTGAATTTGCTGAG GTTATTCATTTTGATTACAAGTTATTCAAGGGAAACATATCAATTGGGAGCTTCAACAGGCAACACCAG CCCTTAGATTTTAGAGTGAAGGACTGGGGGCCAGCACCGAGATGGGTtgcatttgttgattttttcctTGCTTCCCGGGCCAAGCATGCTGTTGTCTCTGGAGCGCACCGTCGTGTTGGAACAACATATGCTCAGCTGATTGCAGCATTAGCAGCAGCAAATCAATATG GTAAAAAAGGTTTTGGAACTTCCAATTTTTCATTCTTCAGCAGCTTCCATAGTAACCTGCTGGCAGAAGGCCTGAAGAATCAGATTGGTTGGGGCCACATCTGGAATAGATTTGCCGGCCCGCTGAGTTGCCGCCACCAGCGACATCAATGTGCTTTCACTCCACTCCTCCCTCCAGCTTGGTGGGACAGTGAATGGCAAAGCCCCATTCCTCGCGACATCCACCGGTTGCAGACTTATGGTGTCCAGCTTACTGAAGATGGCAAGGTCATTGAGAGTAGTCTCAATTCTTTTTGTaaatcaagaaaagaatacGTAAAGATTCTCCGAGTTTCGCCACAATGTAAGAATTCCAAATGTGCTTGA
- the LOC120261555 gene encoding uncharacterized protein LOC120261555 isoform X2, translated as MFTYSINLPGAARVRGLSPHEFCKQGFVIGKSSEAGFGNEMYKILTAAALSIMLNRSLIIGQTRGSYPFGEYISYTNHSFTLKEVKHLWRKNKCGEKYGRNLVVRVDNFEHPSETNVLCSDWRLWKQPIIWFQGTNDAVAIQFFLKNVHPGMKNAASILFGEPESFHSRPNVFGELMRIVISPSLSIKDAVDQILKSGDPDIALHMRMLANRSVRAIQAAVKCIKRAVHDHQPKIARPQVVVVSDTPSLVSDIRPHLAEFAEVIHFDYKLFKGNISIGSFNRQHQPLDFRVKDWGPAPRWVAFVDFFLASRAKHAVVSGAHRRVGTTYAQLIAALAAANQYGKKGFGTSNFSFFSSFHSNLLAEGLKNQIGWGHIWNRFAGPLSCRHQRHQCAFTPLLPPAWWDSEWQSPIPRDIHRLQTYGVQLTEDGKVIESSLNSFCKSRKEYVKILRVSPQCKNSKCA; from the exons ATGTTCACATATTCAATTAACTTGCCAGGAGCTGCTAGAGTCCGAGGGCTATCTCCACACGAGTTCTGCAAACAGGGTTTTGTGATAGGGAAATCATCAGAGGCAGGTTTTGGCAATGAAATGTACAAGATTTTAACTGCAGCAGCATTAAGTATAATGTTAAACCGGTCCTTGATCATTGGGCAAACCAG GGGCTCATATCCCTTTGGGGAATACATTTCTTATACCAACCATTCATTTACCTTGAAGGAGGTCAAGCATTTATGGAGAAAGAATAAGTGTGGTGAAAAATACGGAAGAAATTTAGTAGTTAGAGTTGATAATTTTGAGCATCCATCAGAAACAAATGTTCTTTGTAGTGATTGGAGACTTTGGAAACAACCAATTATCTG GTTTCAAGGAACAAATGATGCGGTAGCTattcaattttttcttaagAATGTACATCCTGGGATGAAGAATGCTGCTTCAATTCTTTTTGGCGAACCTGAGTCGTTTCATTCCAGACCTAATGTATTTGGGGAGCTTATGAGAATTGTCATTTCTCCTTCATTATCAATTAAGGATGCTGTTGATCAGATCTTGAAAAGTGGCGACCCTGACATTGCATTACACATGCGCATGCTAGCAAACAG GTCTGTAAGAGCCATTCAGGCGGCAGTTAAGTGCATTAAAAGAGCAGTTCATGACCATCAACCTAAAATTGCAAGACCACAAGTGGTTGTGGTTTCAGACACTCCTTCATTGGTTTCAGACATAAGGCCACACCTTGCTGAATTTGCTGAG GTTATTCATTTTGATTACAAGTTATTCAAGGGAAACATATCAATTGGGAGCTTCAACAGGCAACACCAG CCCTTAGATTTTAGAGTGAAGGACTGGGGGCCAGCACCGAGATGGGTtgcatttgttgattttttcctTGCTTCCCGGGCCAAGCATGCTGTTGTCTCTGGAGCGCACCGTCGTGTTGGAACAACATATGCTCAGCTGATTGCAGCATTAGCAGCAGCAAATCAATATG GTAAAAAAGGTTTTGGAACTTCCAATTTTTCATTCTTCAGCAGCTTCCATAGTAACCTGCTGGCAGAAGGCCTGAAGAATCAGATTGGTTGGGGCCACATCTGGAATAGATTTGCCGGCCCGCTGAGTTGCCGCCACCAGCGACATCAATGTGCTTTCACTCCACTCCTCCCTCCAGCTTGGTGGGACAGTGAATGGCAAAGCCCCATTCCTCGCGACATCCACCGGTTGCAGACTTATGGTGTCCAGCTTACTGAAGATGGCAAGGTCATTGAGAGTAGTCTCAATTCTTTTTGTaaatcaagaaaagaatacGTAAAGATTCTCCGAGTTTCGCCACAATGTAAGAATTCCAAATGTGCTTGA
- the LOC120261901 gene encoding bidirectional sugar transporter SWEET13-like, whose product MAGLSLDHPYAFAFGILGNLISFMVYLAPLPTFYRVYKRKSTEGFQSVPYVVALFSAMLWIYYAFVKTNMFLLITINTFGCFVETVYILMFLHYAPRKAKIYTLKLMFLFNVILFGSIVLLTMLLTKGENRAILLGWICVAFAVSVFAAPLSIIKLVIKTKSVEFMPFYLSLFLTLSAVCWFGYGLLSKDIYVAIPNILGFLFGMTQMVLYTVYKNCKKVSEEKVISDSITIVVVPDHQIIKEKEVEIPSHEGDHEQNKGTAVTNDEENVITKSTVAA is encoded by the exons ATGGCTGGCCTTTCTTTGGACCACCCTTATGCTTTCGCTTTTGGCATTCTAG GTAATCTTATCTCCTTCATGGTGTATCTTGCTCCACT GCCAACATTCTATAGAGTGTACAAAAGGAAATCAACAGAAGGGTTTCAATCAGTGCCTTATGTGGTTGCTCTATTCAGTGCAATGCTATGGATTTACTATGCCTTTGTGAAGACCAACATGTTCCttctcatcaccatcaacaCCTTTGGCTGCTTTGTTGAAACTGTTTATATTCTCATGTTCCTACATTATGCTCCAAGAAAAGCCAAGATCTACACTCTAAAGCTGATGTTTCTCTTCAATGTTATCCTGTTTGGCTCAATTGTCCTCTTAACTATGCTCCTTACAAAAGGCGAAAACCGAGCCATTCTTCTTGGTTGGATTTGTGTTGCCTTTGCTGTTAGTGTTTTCGCCGCTCCTTTAAGCATCATT AAACTAGTCATCAAAACAAAGAGTGTTGAGTTCATGCCTTTCTACCTCTCATTGTTCCTAACTCTGAGTGCCGTCTGTTGGTTCGGATATGGTTTACTAAGCAAGGACATCTACGTCGCG ATTCCAAACATATTGGGCTTCCTCTTTGGCATGACTCAAATGGTGCTCTACACGGTGTACAAGAATTGCAAGAAAGTTTCAGAAGAGAAAGTGATCAGTGACTCAATAACAATTGTTGTGGTTCCAGATCATcaaattattaaagaaaagGAGGTTGAAATTCCAAGTCATGAAGGAGATCATGAACAGAACAAAGGCACAGCAGTTACAAATGATGAGGAGAATGTCATAACCAAGAGCACTGTGGCAGCTtga